The Marinilabiliales bacterium sequence GGAATGACGCTCTTGCGGCTGTTGCAGCCGCAAGGGAGATTCCCGGGGCCGACCCCGGCAGGATCCATCTCCTGGGGCACAGCCTGGGAGGAATGCTGGCCCCGGCCATTGCCTCAAAAGACCCCGGTATTGCCGGTATAATCATTATGGCAGGCAATTCAAGGCCACTGCAATACCTTGTACCTGAGCAGTATGAATACCTGATGAGCCTTCAGGGGAAACTGACTGACCAGCAGAAGGATGCACTGGAGGAGATTAGGGAGCAGGCCCGGGCGATAAGCGAAAACCGGCTTGAAGGGCTTACCTACCGTGAAACACTGCTCAACCTGCCGCCGGCTTACTGGGCAGACCTGAACAGCTACGACCAGCGTGCCGTGGCATCCGGACTTCCGCAAAGGATCCTTGTGCTGCAGGGCGAAAGGGACTACCAGGTTACAATGGAAGATTTCGCTGGCTGGCAAAAGGCACTGAAGGGCCACCCGGGAGCAAGGCTCATATCCTACCCCACGCTCAACCACCTGATGATGGAGGGAGAGGGCGCCCCAAACCCGGCGGAATACTATGAGCTAAAAAATGTTTACCAGGGGGTGATCGACGATATCGCCTCATGGATCGGCGGCGGATGACCGCCAGCACGGCAGTCTGCAAAGGCTGCTGACCTGCAGGTAGCCAAAGGCTGGCGGTGCTGTTGTGAGGCAGATCACAAGGCGACAGAACGGAATGGTGTCATGCAGGAATGGCGGAGAAGCAGGCTGGCGGTGCGGAGCGGCGATGGCAACGCAAATTTTGGCCGAGAAGATTGCAGACGGAAAGCTGCCTGGTGCTGCGGCGGAGCAGCCATTCGGCAGGGCAAAAGGTGTCAGTGCGCCTCGAGCCAGTTTGAGCCGGTCCCGGTATCGACGGTAAGGGGCACGGACAGGGAGACGACCGACTGCATGGCGTCGGTTACCAGTTCCCGTACCTCATCCAGCTCGGGCCTGTATACATCAAAGACCAGTTCGTCGTGCACCTGCAGTATCATCTTTGTCTTAAGCTTCCTTTTCCCCAGCTCTTCGTGGATCTTTACCATTGCAAGCTTTATAATGTCGGCAGCCGAACCCTGAATCGGTGCGTTTATTGCATTCCTCTCGGCATTTCCGCGCACAAGGGAGTTTCTTGAATTGATGTCGGGAAGCTGCCTGCGCCTGCCCTTTATGGTGACCACATATCCTTTATCCCTGGCATCGCTGATGCACCTGTCCATATATTCCTTTACGGCAGGATAGGAGCTGAAATAACCATCTATAAGCTTTTTAGCCTCCTCCCTGGGTATACTGAGCCTCTGTGACAGCCCGAAGGCAGAAATGCCGTATATGATGCCGAAATTGGCTGTTTTTGCCTTTGCCCGCATCTCCCTGTTCACCTCATCCCTGCCAACAGAAAAAATCTTTGCAGCCGTTGCAGCATGGATATCCTCGTTTTTACTGAAAGCTTCTATCATGCCCTTATCTCCGCTCATATGGGCCATCAGCCGGAGCTCGATCTGTGAATAGTCAGCCGCCAGCAGCAGATGGTCGCTGTCGCGGGCAATAAAGGCTTTCCTGATCTCCCTGCCCCTCTCCTCACGGATGGGAATGTTCTGAAGGTTTGGATTGGTTGAACTCAGACGCCCGGTGGAGGTGACCGCCTGGTTGAATGATGTATGGATCCGCCCCGTGCGCCGGTTAACCAGCTTAGGGAGGGCATCGACATATGTTGACAACAGCTTTTTAAGTCCCCTGTATTCAAGTATCTTAGGAATTATCGGGTGCTTGTCCTTTATCTTGTCGAGCACCTCTTCGTTGGTTGAGAACTGCTTTGTTTTGGTCCGCTTTGCATTGTCGACAATCTTCATCCTTTCAAACAGTATCTCGCCAAGCTGTTTTGGTGACGCCAGGTTAAATTCAGTGCCGGCAAGTTCGTAAACCTCTTTTTCGATCTGCACCAGGTCGTGCGACAGTTTTCCGGAGATCGATTCCAATGATCCCGAATCAAGCCTTACCCCTGCTTTTTCCATAGATGCAAGGACTGTGGCGAGAGGCATTTCAAGCTCTCCGGCCAGACTGACCATCCCTTCTTTTTCGAGTTCCTTTTCAAGTATCTCCTTCAGTTGCCAGGTGATATCGGCATCCTCTGCCGCATATTCCTTTATCGTGTCAGGTTCAACATCACGCATGCTCTTCTGTCCCCGCCCCTTTTTCCCGATCAGCTCCTCAATTGATACCGGGGCATACCCGAGGTAAACCTCTGCAAGGTAGTTCATGTTGTGACGCAGTCCGGGTTCCAGCAGGTAATGGGCAAGCATCGTATCGAAAAGCCTTCCCTTCACCCCTATACCGTATCCGGCGAGCACCAGAATATCAAACTTGATATTCTGACCAACCTTGGCAATCTTCTCGTTTTCAAAAAGTTCCCTGAACTCACCGATAACGGCTTCAGCTTCGGCCCTGCCGGCAGGAACAGGTACATACCATGCCTCATGGGGTTTGCAGCAGAACGAGAGCCCCACAAGCCCGCTCTCATGCGGATCAAGTCCGTCGGTCTCGGTGTCAAAGCAGAACTCTTTCTTCCGCGAAAGCGTATCTATCAATTTCTCACGCTCCTGCCTGCCTTCAGCAAGATGATACTTATGATCAACCGTCTTAATTGTATCCAGTCCGCTACCCCCATCTTCAGTATCATTTCCGGATCCGGTGGAATCATGATCAAACAAAGACCCCTGTACAGGGTCGCCTGAGGGTGGCTTCCCGGAAAAACCCGAAAGGATTCTTTCACCGGCGGTACGGAACTCCAGTTCGGCGAACAGCTTTTTAAGCTTTTCAATATCGGGCGGCTTCAATGCCAGCATTTTCTCATCAAGTTCAACGGGTGCATCGAGGGCTATCGTGACCAGCTCACGGGAAA is a genomic window containing:
- the polA gene encoding DNA polymerase I — translated: MPSEKKLFLLDAYALIYRSYYAFIRNPRFNSKGLNTSAIFGFVNTLDEVLKNEKPSHIAVVFDPPSPTFRHEMFSAYKANRDETPEDIKRSVPWIRNLLEAYNIPVLEAAGYEADDVIGTLARKAEKRGYTTYMMTPDKDFCQLVSGNIFLYKPKRSGNDAEVWGPDEVMKHYDIDDPQQVIDVLAMMGDASDNIPGVPGIGEKTAKKIISKFKSVQQVLENLDEFKGKQRENIEQSAEKLRLSRELVTIALDAPVELDEKMLALKPPDIEKLKKLFAELEFRTAGERILSGFSGKPPSGDPVQGSLFDHDSTGSGNDTEDGGSGLDTIKTVDHKYHLAEGRQEREKLIDTLSRKKEFCFDTETDGLDPHESGLVGLSFCCKPHEAWYVPVPAGRAEAEAVIGEFRELFENEKIAKVGQNIKFDILVLAGYGIGVKGRLFDTMLAHYLLEPGLRHNMNYLAEVYLGYAPVSIEELIGKKGRGQKSMRDVEPDTIKEYAAEDADITWQLKEILEKELEKEGMVSLAGELEMPLATVLASMEKAGVRLDSGSLESISGKLSHDLVQIEKEVYELAGTEFNLASPKQLGEILFERMKIVDNAKRTKTKQFSTNEEVLDKIKDKHPIIPKILEYRGLKKLLSTYVDALPKLVNRRTGRIHTSFNQAVTSTGRLSSTNPNLQNIPIREERGREIRKAFIARDSDHLLLAADYSQIELRLMAHMSGDKGMIEAFSKNEDIHAATAAKIFSVGRDEVNREMRAKAKTANFGIIYGISAFGLSQRLSIPREEAKKLIDGYFSSYPAVKEYMDRCISDARDKGYVVTIKGRRRQLPDINSRNSLVRGNAERNAINAPIQGSAADIIKLAMVKIHEELGKRKLKTKMILQVHDELVFDVYRPELDEVRELVTDAMQSVVSLSVPLTVDTGTGSNWLEAH